DNA sequence from the Anaerosporomusa subterranea genome:
GCAGCGCGATCCTTCAGAAGTTGCAACAAAGCAAATTGCCCAGCGTAAATCCGTAGCTAACAACTCCCTGTCAACTCCTGAACCCGTCATCCCAGCCCACCCCAGCGCTTGGCCGACCCCAGGCGCGATCAACCACGAATTTGGCTGGCAAGAGCATCCTGTGCTGAAAGACTGGCGCTACCACATTGGAGTAGACTTATCCGCCGCAGCAGGACAACCTGTCACGGCCGCATTAAGCGGCAAAGTGACCGAACTGCGACAAGACGCAAGAACCGGCTTAACGGTAATCGTCTCCGCTGGTTCCTGGACGGTTCACCACGGCTCGCTAGCCACAGCGACAGTCAAACCCGGCGACCCGGTCATCGCCGGCCAAACCATCGGCTCTGCCGGCGAGTCGTTCCAAGAACCGTACCCCCATATCCACCTGGCTATAGAGAAAAACGGCCAGTTTGTCAACCCGGTCGAGGTTTTACCCAGTCGCTAAGGCAGAGCGTTGATAAACGCCCATCTGCGTTGCACCCGCAAGGGGTATGCCGCCAACTCTAAGGCGCTGAAGCGCCAAGAGTTGCGCAATCGCTCCTGCGGTTACTTGCTTGCGTACCCCGCGTACGCGACGCGGCGTAATCCTCGTCGCGCCTAGCATCTGGACATTTCTGAACGCTCTGGGAACAGGGTTCTCAACAGCCGCAAACAAAGACGATATCGTCTTTGTTTGCGGCTGTTTCGTTATGCCATCCCCATCATCGCGAGCGCAGCAAAGCGATCGTCCCTTTCTTCGTTTCTCACCTCCCCCTACCCTGACACGCCCAAATTCTTGGCCGGGCGCTTAGAAGGGTCCAGATGCTAGGCAGCCACGTGAACCCAGCCGCGACGCGTACTAACGTACGCTAGCAATGGGTTCGCGGGGCAACAACGCAGATGGGCTCTTATCAGCGCCCCGCCGGGAATTTTTGCATCTTCTTGATTTTGTCCGCATATATATTAACAAAAATGGGCAGGGGGGAACAGAAAAAGTGAAAGATTATATCCGCAAACGGGTATTAGACATTGGCCGCCACATTTTGGACAGCAAGCATACTGTCAGGCAAGCGGCGGGGGTTTTTGGCGTCAGCAAAAGTACAGTTCACAAAGACATGATCGAACGACTGCCAAGCATAAATGAGAACATGGCAAATCAGGTGAAGCAGGTTCTCGATCTAAACAAAGCGGAACGGCACATCCGTGGCGGCGAAGCCACGCGAAAAAAATATAAACACGACAAAGATGCAGACGAAAATTAGAGGACTTTATCATTATATGTAGAAATAAGGAAGTACATTTGCACTGGTTTGCTTACTGCGCATCGTAGTGTCGGCGCGCGGTTTTTTCGGTCAGTAGCAGACAAGCAGTACACCGCACAGTGGAAGGGGATCAATATGTTTGGCTCATTAGATATAGGCGTGGATTTAGGAACGGCAAATGTACTCGTATATGTAAAAGGTAAAGGCATTGTCCTTCAGGAACCGTCAGTTGTTGCAATGGATCGCGACAGCGGCCGCATCCTGGCGATTGGCGAAGAAGCACGCCGTATGTTAGGTCGAACTCCGGGAAACATCATTGCTATTCGTCCACTGCGTGAAGGCGTTATTGCAGATTATGATACTACAGAAACAATGTTGCGTCACTTTGTCCAAAAAGTAACCGGACGAAGTTGGTTTTCTAAACCTCGGATTATGATTTGCATTCCATCCGGTGTGACGACTGTGGAAAAACGCGCTGTGCTGGAGGCAGCTATGCGAGCGGGCGCAAAAAAAACCTATCTGATTGAAGAACCACTGGCTGCAGCCTTGGGGGCAGGTTTAGACATCTCTGAGCCCTGCGGCTCTATGGTCGTTGATATTGGCGGTGGCACAACAGATGTCGCCGTACTTAGTCTTGGCGGGATAGTCGTTAGCGATTCGATACGCATTGCTGGCGATAAATTTGATGAAGCGATTGTCCGTTACGTAAAGAAAGAATACAATATGATGATTGGCGAGCGCACTGCTGAAGAAATCAAAATTAACTGCGGTAGCGCTTATCCGGATGACCTCAATGCAGTGATTGATATTCGCGGGCGGGATTTGATCTCCGGTCTGCCGAAAACGATGCGAATTACTACTGCGGAAACCGCGTCCGCCTTGGCTGAAACGGTACAAGCTATTGTCGATTGTGTTAAAGGAGTGCTCGAGCGTACTCCGCCTGAGCTGGCGGCAGATATTGTCGACAGAGGAATTGTGTTAACCGGTGGTGGCGCTATGTTACATGGACTGGACAAGCGTCTTACCATGGAAACCGGTATTCCTACCTACTTGGCTGAAGATGCGCTCTCCTGTGTCGCCATCGGCACTGGCAAAGCGTTAGATTGCATGGAGGCACTTCACGATAGTGTGACACAAGGAAATCGGCGTGATTAAAGGGAGGTGAGCGAATGATCAAAGGCATCTACACTGCTGCCTCAGGTATGTTGGCGGAGTCGATTCGCACTGATGCAACGGCAAATAACCTCGCCAACGTGAATACTGCTGGCTTCAAAAAAGATGCGGCAGTCAACAAGTCTTTTGCAGACATGTTGATTAGCAGGATTAATGATGGGCCAGTGCAGCCGGTAGGCAGTGTCGGAACCGGTGCTGAGGTTGATGAAATCGTGGCCATACATACTCAGGGGATGATGCGACACACAGGCAACCCACTCGATTTGGCCATTGAAGGCCAAAGCTATTTTGCCGTCGAAACTCCAGCAGGAGTGCGCTATACCCGTAATGGAGCGTTTTCCCGCAACAGCTTGGGTGAGTTGACAACTGCTGATGGACATGCTGTTTTAGCTGAAAATGGCCGTTTGGTTGTCAATGGAAGTAGCGTTACTGTCAGCGAGGAAGGTATTGTCAGTGTTGATGGCATCGAAGCTGGTAGACTGCGTTTAGCCGAGTTTAATGATGAGAAACGTTTGATCAAAGAAGGTTCCAGTTTGTTTCAGGACACTGGTGCAGGTCAAAAACAGGCGACCGGCTTGGTACGTCAAGGTACTCTTGAAATGTCTAACGTTAACGCTGTCAGTGAGATGGTTAATCTCATCAATGGCTACCGCGCTTACGAGGTCAATGCGAAAGCCGTGCAGGCTCATGATCAACTGCTTGATAAAGCAGTAAATGAAGTCGGTAAAATCTAATTAACAATGGAGGCTGGACCATAGGGAGGCCTCCCGGTTACCGAATGACTGAGGCAACCGAATATAAAGCAATTAAAGGAGGAACCCCAATATGATGCGAGCCCTTTGGACCGCAGGCTCAGGCATGGTAGCCCAGCAGGCCAATATTGATGTGATTTCCAATAATATTGCCAACGTAAATACAACCGGCTTTAAAAAAAGCCGCAGCGATTTTCAAGACTTAATGTATCAGACAGTGCGCCAACCAGGCGCTAACTCAGGTGCTGATTCGCAGATTCCAACTGGCATTCAGATTGGTCATGGTGTACGGCAAGTTGCCACCCAAAAGCTCTATACCGTGGGTAACTTTCAAAACACGGGTAATCCGCTGGATATGGCGATCGAGGGTGATGGCTTCTTCCAGGTGACCATGCCCGACGGCACTTTGGCCTATACTCGCGATGGATCGTTTAAGACTGATTCCCAAGGCCGCATAGTAACTTCTGAGGGCTATCAGCTTGAACCGGCCATTGCTGTCCCACAAGGCGCCACCTCGATTGAGATTGCTGCTGACGGTGTGGTCAGCGTTACGTTGCCGAACAATACTGCGTCCCAGGAAATCGGTCAATTGCAACTAGTTCGTTTTATCAACCCAGCTGGTTTATTGAGTATGGGACGCAACCTGCTGCAAGAAACCAATGCTTCCGGTGCCCCTACGGCATCTAACCCTGGGCAGGATGGGGCGGGTACCATTGTCCAACGTTACTTGGAAATGTCGAACGTCCAGGTCGTTGACGAGATGGTCAACATGATCGTGGCTCAGCGGGCCTATGAAATGAATTCGAAAGCAATCACCACCTCTGATGAGATGCTCGGCATAGCGGCCGGCTTAAAACGTTAAAGTAATGCTTAAGCGAGTTGCGGCGCTGATACTGGCGGCGCTCTTTCTGCTATCAACGATCTGCTACTCCGCAGTTCGAGTTTCCATAAAAAATGAGGCCCTGATTACGGGACCACAGATCACACTAGGCGATATCGCCTTGATTGAAGGCGACGATGTATCCCAAATTGCAGCATTGCAAAAGATTACCTTGGGCAGCGCGCCATTGCCGGGAGCTACGACACTGCTCAGCCGCGAAATACTTACCTCCCGACTAGCCGCAAGTCAGATTGGCTTCAGCGGAGTAGAATGGGGATCAGTTCCAGAGATGATCAGCATTGCCGCCGGCGGCCAGGTGCTTAGTGGACAAACCTTGGCAGACACTGCGCTGGCAAAACTGAAAGCAAAATTGCCGGTGCGACCGCAAGAGGAGCTCTCAATTTCACTGCTAAAAGAGATACCCGATCTAGTGGCGCCGCTGGGCGTTCTCAACTATGAAATAGCTGGACAAAGCGTTCGCTTTGGCGTACCACAGACAGCGTATCTGATCGTGTCAGCTGATGGTGTTCTGTTCAGTCGGATGCCGATCAAATACGAGATCAAGCGCTTCACCTCGGTTGTAACTGCGACCACTGCGATTGCCGCCCGTGAAACTCTCAGTCCCGATACGGTGCGGTTGTCTTGGATGGAAGTTAGCCGTTTACCTGCTGGCTATCTGACTAGTCTTGATCAAACTAATGGCCTGGTCGTCAAACGATCGCTGTCAGCCGGTTCGGTCATTTATTCTGCCCATCTTGACAAACCAGTGCTGATTAAACGAGGAACCGCTGTTATCATTTCCGCTACTTATGGCGGGGTTGAGGCCGCTGCTCCGGGAATAGCGCAAAATGATGGTCGTAACGGGCAGTTGATCTCTGTCCGCAATACCGCTACTGGACGATTGGTTACCGCCCGCGTGGTTGATAAAGGACGGGTGGAAGTTTCTTTGTATGAACACAAATGAGGTGATTCTGTGACGATACGGATACTAGCCCTGCTGATGGTGGCTTTAATCACTTTCACGCCTGTCAGTGACGCTGCTTCGCTTTGGAGTGATAGCGGCAGCCTGTTTTCTGACCGAAAAGCCCATGCGGTCGGTGATATAATTACGATAATCATTAGCGAGGTCTCTTCTGCCAAGCGGTCTGGTGATACCTCAAATGGCAAATCATCGAATACAAACTTAGCTGACGGGACAGGAAAATTGGATTTCATCCCGGCGCTTGGCGCAACCTATAGCGATCAATTTAAAGCTAGCGGTTCGATCAGTAATACCAATATCGTGAGCGGTCGTATAACCGTCCAAGTTACTGAAGTCAAGCCCAACGGTTATCTGGTCGTGTCCGGCAAGCAAACGATTAAACAAGGCTCAGATGAGCAACGGATAACAATTTCCGGCATCGTTCGCCCGGATGATGTCACCGCTGACAACACTGTTTTATCCAACTATGTTTCCAATGCCGAACTCAAGATCGACGGCAAAGGCCCACTTTCCAGCAAACAGCGTCAGGGCATATTGAGTTCGCTATTTAACTTCTTGTTCTAGGGGGACGTTAACGCAGAGCACGCAGAGTACTCAGAGGGTTCGCAGAGGGATACGTGGCTTTGTTAAAAGTAAATCCTCTCTGCCCTCTACGAGCCCTCTGTGCACTTTGCGCTAAAACGTAATCTTCCCGACGTACCTCCCGTTACTCTTGCGTAAAGAAGGAGAATTCTATGCGAAAGACAGTAGCGCTTTGCGCGCTCTTACTAATAACGTTGATGACAGGTATAGTCGCCGCCGCACCCGGCGTCCGCGTGAAGGATATCGCCCGTGTGCAGGGCGCGCGTGACAACCAACTGGTCGGTTACGGACTGGTCCTTGGCCTGTCAGGCAGCGGTGACTCTGACAAGAGCGACTTCACTGTGCAATCAATTGCCAATATGCTGAAATCCTTCGGCGTAATTGCTAACATGTCCCAGCTTCAACCGAAAAATGCCGCTGCCGTTATGGTGACAGCTAAGCTGCCGCCTTTCGCCCGACCAGGCGATACCATCGATATTACGATTTCTTCTCTCGGCGATGCGAAAAGCCTGCAAGGCGGCACCCTGATCCAAACACCGCTTAAGGCGGCAAACGGGCAGGTTTACGCTGTCGGTCAAGGACCTCTCTCGATCGGCGGTTTTTCCGTCGGCGCCGGTGGTTCGCGCCAGATGAAAAACTTTCAGACTGTTGCCTCAATCCCCGGTGGGGCCATTGTTGAACGTGATGTCAGTGTACAGCTTGTGAACAACGGTTCAATTGCACTATCACTAATGCAGCCAGACTTTACCACAGCTTCTCGCATTAGCGAAGCAATTGATCGCCGCTTTGGTACGATTAGTCACGCCCGCGATGCCGGTTCTGTGGTTATTGACATACCGACAGGCCAAAGCGAAAGCCTTGTTGCATTTATTGCCGCGATTGAAGAACTACCCATCCAGCCAGATGCTGCCGCGAAGATTATCATCAACGAACGGACTGGCACCGTGGTCATGGGTTCAGACGTTGCCATCAGCGAAGTAGCGGTGGCCCAAGGTGGCTTAACGGTCAAAATTGTCTCTGAAAAGCAAGTCTCACAGCCAGCACCCTTCTCCGACGGACAAACTGCTGTTGTCAATCAGACCAGCATTGAGGTAAAAGAAGAACCAGCTAACCTGATTGTGTTGCCTGCGACCGCCCATGTCGGCGATGTCGTAAAAGCGCTTAATGCTGTCGGTGCTTCACCGCGTGAGATCATCTCCATTCTCCAGGCGATGAAGGCGGCAGGAGCCTTGCACGCTGAATTAACATTAATGTAAGGAGGCAGCCATGGACATTCGTAGCATCGGCACAACCGGAAGCGCAACTACACCAAAGCAAAGCCCTGAAGATAAAAAACTGAAGGCAGCCTGCCGCGACATGGAAGCCGTCTTTCTCAATATGCTGCTTAGCCGCATGCGTGCCACTGTTCCCAAGAACACGTTAACCAACAGCAACCAGCAAGAAATTGTCCAATCCATGCTCGACTCCGAGATGACGCAAAACATGGCTCGCGCTGGCGGCTCTGGCTTGGCTGATATGTTATATCGACAGCTGGCGCAGCCAGCGCAAGTAGAGCGTGTTACCAAAAACACGCAATCATAACGTAAAATGAGGCTGCTTAAAAATGTTCAGAGACTAGACGCCTGAGCCTGTGGGCCGGAGGTGTAAGGTGTACAATACAGGTACGTTGAGGACCTCGCAGGCTCCTGAAGTAACATATATGAGCGTTTTTAACAGCCTCTAAACCATCGCGCTGACCACGGAGGTAAGGATGTTCGCAAAAATTCGTCAAATTTTACTAACTGCCATCTGCTTTTGTATCCTGGCACAGACGGTATGGGCCGCTCCTGACAGTCCCGTATTACAGAAAGTTCGCCATCACGCTTCGGGCGACACAGTTCGGGTTGTTCTGGATATGAGCGATCCAGTTTCATATACCGCGACTCAGCAAGACGATTTATTCAGTGTAATTGTTGAACTTGATAAAGCCACGATCCAATCTGGCATTCAATCTCAGGCAATCAACGATCCAGCCGTATCAGCTGTGCAGTTTGTCAACACGGTTGCCGACAAAAAGGCGCAAGTTGTGATCGACTGCCGTCAGCCGGTTACCTATAAAATTTTTACTCTAGCCAATCCGCACCGGATTGTCATTGACATCACCACGTTAAAAGAAAAGAAAATTGAACAGGAAATCGCTTCAGGCATCCGCTATACCTCCTGGTACAAGCCAGGGAAAGCCGGACCCCTGAATATTCATATTTTGGACATATCACCCCAGTCAGACTATACGCTGGAACCAATGTTAGTCAGGCAAAACGTGCTCGGTATTGACCCACTTTCACACGTGCTATTGCGCAGTGAGGTTTTGGCTGCGGTCAACGCCTCCTATTTTGCTCCTAATGGCGACATCATTGGTCTATTGAAAATGGATGATGAGGTGATCAGTTCCACAAACCTCGCGCGAACCGCATTGGGTATGGCTGCGGATGGGAAAATGTTGATTGATCAAGTCAATTACCAGGGGGTGGCCGAATTTCCCGGTGAAATTAAACTGCCACTATCCGGAGTTAATGAGAGTCGGGGCGAAAACGGTTTAATTCTCTACAACCGTTTTTGGGGACCCACTACTAATACTAACAGCTATGGCCTGGAGTGTACGATTGTTGCTGGTGCCGTTGCCGCTATCCAACCAGGCAATTCCACCATTCCTGCTAATGGCTATGTGCTGAGTGCGCACGGCGAGACTGCCCAGAAACTAGCTGGCTTAAAAATTGGTGATTCGGTACAGGCCTTGCAAACCCTTGGCCCAGTATGGGACCAAACCTTACATGCCATTGGCGCCGGGCCGATGCTCGTGAAGCAAGGCAATGTCTTTGTTACGACAAAGCTAGAGGAGTTCGGCAGCGATGTCGCCGGCGGCCGCGCACCCCGTACTGCGGTAGGCCTGACTCAGGATGGCCGGATATTGCTGGTGGTCGTTGATGGACGACAAGCCTTGAGTAAAGGAATGAGCTTGCTAGAACTGGCCTTATTTATGCGCGAACTGGGGGCAGTGAACGCCATGAATCTGGACGGCGGCGGCTCTAGCGAAATGATTGTCAAAGGTCGTATTGTCAACAAGCCCTCAGATGGCAAAGAACGGCGCGTCGGCAACGCACTCGCAGTCGTGCCTAGGAAGCTTGCTATTTAAGCGAAATACGCTATAATATAACTACGGAGGTGGATTCGATGACCCGCAAACAGCAAATCATGATTCTGTTAGTAATTGTCATGGCGATTTTCGCCAGCACTCTGGTTTCCGCCGCCGAGAATTTGATCGATCAGAAAAGCGTGCTGAGCGGCAAAGTCCACGCAGCAATCGGACCAGGTTCTGTTGTCCGCGAGGGCGATGTACTTGTTGTTGTTAACACAATCCTTGGACCGTCCCCCGCCGTACGGGCGACTACGGACGGAATTGTGCGTGAACTTTTGGTTAAGCCTGGTGCGGATGTCCGTCAGGGCGAGATTGCGGTGCGTATCGAGCCCAAAGGCAAGTAAAGGCCGACAGGCCGCCGTGGAAGGATGATAGGGTTGAAGAAAAATTTTAGGTGGCGCCTTGTTTTCCTGGCGCTACTCTTTTTGTTTCCAAGCGCATTTGGCCTAGCTGCGCCTGCCATCATGCCAATTGAAGAGGTCAAGCCTGGTATGCATGGTATTGCTAAAACGGTTGTATCAGGTACAAAGATTGAGGAATTTGGCGTCGAAGTGCTCGGCATTATGAAAGATAAGGGCCCTTCCGGTGACCTGATTCTGGTTCGGACCTATGGCGATTTAATTGAAGAAAGTGGCGGCATTGCTCAAGGCATGAGCGGCAGCCCTGTGTACATTGACGGTAAACTCGTTGGTGCGGTTGCCTATGGCTGGTCCTTGACTGACCACAAGACTGGCATGGTAACACCGATTGCTGATATGCTAAAAATGTTAGATGCACCTAGTGCGACTCCGCCACTGGCTGATACCTCAGAACAGTTGCAACCTGTGGCTACCCCGCTAATGGTATCAGGTTTTAGCGACCGGGCGCTAAACTTGCTGGGTGAGCAACTGAAGCCCTATAGCTTGGTTCCTTATGCCGCTGGCGAGCCTGCCGAGGATACAATCTATCCGGCGCTCGAACCAGGAAGCGCTATCGGTGTTCAGTTGGTACAAGGCGATGTCAGCGTTGGCGCTATGGGAACAGTTACCTATGTTGAAGGCAATAAGCTATTGGCTTTTGGTCATCCCTTTTTGAAAAAGGGCAATGCCGGTTATTATCTGTCAAATGCCTATATCTTCACAGCCATGAAAGGGCTAGAAAACTCCTTTAAGCTGGGCGTGACCGGCGATGCGATCGGCACAGTCAACCAAGACCGAGGTGCTGGCATTGCCGCTGAACTGGATGTTTTTCCCTCCAATATTCCTGTACGTGTCAGTGTGAAAGACCTGACAACAGGCAAGACTCGGGACGCCTTTTTCCGGGCGGTTCAGGATGAGCAGATTGGCTCGATTCTGTCTGCGGTTGGCGTCTATAACATCGTTGACAAGACCATCGACCGGG
Encoded proteins:
- a CDS encoding M23 family metallopeptidase; protein product: MLNRISQRLWPIEYWQNKKKQFMAGGLSGRRIWLASGLAGLAVLFSITVAAGILTARPYEQARHIPLRPLSEDQLLPSQLLQRDPSEVATKQIAQRKSVANNSLSTPEPVIPAHPSAWPTPGAINHEFGWQEHPVLKDWRYHIGVDLSAAAGQPVTAALSGKVTELRQDARTGLTVIVSAGSWTVHHGSLATATVKPGDPVIAGQTIGSAGESFQEPYPHIHLAIEKNGQFVNPVEVLPSR
- the spoIIID gene encoding sporulation transcriptional regulator SpoIIID, with product MKDYIRKRVLDIGRHILDSKHTVRQAAGVFGVSKSTVHKDMIERLPSINENMANQVKQVLDLNKAERHIRGGEATRKKYKHDKDADEN
- a CDS encoding rod shape-determining protein, translating into MFGSLDIGVDLGTANVLVYVKGKGIVLQEPSVVAMDRDSGRILAIGEEARRMLGRTPGNIIAIRPLREGVIADYDTTETMLRHFVQKVTGRSWFSKPRIMICIPSGVTTVEKRAVLEAAMRAGAKKTYLIEEPLAAALGAGLDISEPCGSMVVDIGGGTTDVAVLSLGGIVVSDSIRIAGDKFDEAIVRYVKKEYNMMIGERTAEEIKINCGSAYPDDLNAVIDIRGRDLISGLPKTMRITTAETASALAETVQAIVDCVKGVLERTPPELAADIVDRGIVLTGGGAMLHGLDKRLTMETGIPTYLAEDALSCVAIGTGKALDCMEALHDSVTQGNRRD
- a CDS encoding flagellar hook-basal body protein translates to MIKGIYTAASGMLAESIRTDATANNLANVNTAGFKKDAAVNKSFADMLISRINDGPVQPVGSVGTGAEVDEIVAIHTQGMMRHTGNPLDLAIEGQSYFAVETPAGVRYTRNGAFSRNSLGELTTADGHAVLAENGRLVVNGSSVTVSEEGIVSVDGIEAGRLRLAEFNDEKRLIKEGSSLFQDTGAGQKQATGLVRQGTLEMSNVNAVSEMVNLINGYRAYEVNAKAVQAHDQLLDKAVNEVGKI
- the flgG gene encoding flagellar basal-body rod protein FlgG; amino-acid sequence: MMRALWTAGSGMVAQQANIDVISNNIANVNTTGFKKSRSDFQDLMYQTVRQPGANSGADSQIPTGIQIGHGVRQVATQKLYTVGNFQNTGNPLDMAIEGDGFFQVTMPDGTLAYTRDGSFKTDSQGRIVTSEGYQLEPAIAVPQGATSIEIAADGVVSVTLPNNTASQEIGQLQLVRFINPAGLLSMGRNLLQETNASGAPTASNPGQDGAGTIVQRYLEMSNVQVVDEMVNMIVAQRAYEMNSKAITTSDEMLGIAAGLKR
- the flgA gene encoding flagellar basal body P-ring formation chaperone FlgA yields the protein MLKRVAALILAALFLLSTICYSAVRVSIKNEALITGPQITLGDIALIEGDDVSQIAALQKITLGSAPLPGATTLLSREILTSRLAASQIGFSGVEWGSVPEMISIAAGGQVLSGQTLADTALAKLKAKLPVRPQEELSISLLKEIPDLVAPLGVLNYEIAGQSVRFGVPQTAYLIVSADGVLFSRMPIKYEIKRFTSVVTATTAIAARETLSPDTVRLSWMEVSRLPAGYLTSLDQTNGLVVKRSLSAGSVIYSAHLDKPVLIKRGTAVIISATYGGVEAAAPGIAQNDGRNGQLISVRNTATGRLVTARVVDKGRVEVSLYEHK
- a CDS encoding flagellar basal body L-ring protein FlgH, translating into MTIRILALLMVALITFTPVSDAASLWSDSGSLFSDRKAHAVGDIITIIISEVSSAKRSGDTSNGKSSNTNLADGTGKLDFIPALGATYSDQFKASGSISNTNIVSGRITVQVTEVKPNGYLVVSGKQTIKQGSDEQRITISGIVRPDDVTADNTVLSNYVSNAELKIDGKGPLSSKQRQGILSSLFNFLF
- a CDS encoding flagellar basal body P-ring protein FlgI, with translation MRKTVALCALLLITLMTGIVAAAPGVRVKDIARVQGARDNQLVGYGLVLGLSGSGDSDKSDFTVQSIANMLKSFGVIANMSQLQPKNAAAVMVTAKLPPFARPGDTIDITISSLGDAKSLQGGTLIQTPLKAANGQVYAVGQGPLSIGGFSVGAGGSRQMKNFQTVASIPGGAIVERDVSVQLVNNGSIALSLMQPDFTTASRISEAIDRRFGTISHARDAGSVVIDIPTGQSESLVAFIAAIEELPIQPDAAAKIIINERTGTVVMGSDVAISEVAVAQGGLTVKIVSEKQVSQPAPFSDGQTAVVNQTSIEVKEEPANLIVLPATAHVGDVVKALNAVGASPREIISILQAMKAAGALHAELTLM
- a CDS encoding rod-binding protein, which encodes MDIRSIGTTGSATTPKQSPEDKKLKAACRDMEAVFLNMLLSRMRATVPKNTLTNSNQQEIVQSMLDSEMTQNMARAGGSGLADMLYRQLAQPAQVERVTKNTQS
- a CDS encoding phosphodiester glycosidase family protein; this encodes MFAKIRQILLTAICFCILAQTVWAAPDSPVLQKVRHHASGDTVRVVLDMSDPVSYTATQQDDLFSVIVELDKATIQSGIQSQAINDPAVSAVQFVNTVADKKAQVVIDCRQPVTYKIFTLANPHRIVIDITTLKEKKIEQEIASGIRYTSWYKPGKAGPLNIHILDISPQSDYTLEPMLVRQNVLGIDPLSHVLLRSEVLAAVNASYFAPNGDIIGLLKMDDEVISSTNLARTALGMAADGKMLIDQVNYQGVAEFPGEIKLPLSGVNESRGENGLILYNRFWGPTTNTNSYGLECTIVAGAVAAIQPGNSTIPANGYVLSAHGETAQKLAGLKIGDSVQALQTLGPVWDQTLHAIGAGPMLVKQGNVFVTTKLEEFGSDVAGGRAPRTAVGLTQDGRILLVVVDGRQALSKGMSLLELALFMRELGAVNAMNLDGGGSSEMIVKGRIVNKPSDGKERRVGNALAVVPRKLAI
- a CDS encoding SpoIVB peptidase S55 domain-containing protein — translated: MKKNFRWRLVFLALLFLFPSAFGLAAPAIMPIEEVKPGMHGIAKTVVSGTKIEEFGVEVLGIMKDKGPSGDLILVRTYGDLIEESGGIAQGMSGSPVYIDGKLVGAVAYGWSLTDHKTGMVTPIADMLKMLDAPSATPPLADTSEQLQPVATPLMVSGFSDRALNLLGEQLKPYSLVPYAAGEPAEDTIYPALEPGSAIGVQLVQGDVSVGAMGTVTYVEGNKLLAFGHPFLKKGNAGYYLSNAYIFTAMKGLENSFKLGVTGDAIGTVNQDRGAGIAAELDVFPSNIPVRVSVKDLTTGKTRDAFFRAVQDEQIGSILSAVGVYNIVDKTIDRVGPGTAKVSFELTAKDMPGEVLRRENMFYSPTGAAEASIAELHEALTLLAGNQFHPVDIIDVNVNVEMTQERRTASILEAKANVVSVKPGDTVQVTVKLKPYRSQPVIRTVAFIVPKDQPAGPLILSVRGGGMVPLLQLLLKKDVEDLIRPEKNRHKSFEDLIKDFSSRDRNNDIVVEVMELDEEELLSGRDAPGKTNPALDTEPKPTPKRELKKTPTATITTPLKKKDEKKAKAHLTTDYIIEGDTRIVLNVSDGK